DNA sequence from the Agrobacterium tumefaciens genome:
TCCAGAAATAGAGCGGAAAATTGAAGCGCTGGAAAAGCTCGGTGTAGTTTTCCGTGGCCAGCGCCACCTTTTCAGCCGACTTCAGCTCGTTGAACGGCATCTTCAGAACTTCGGCGGGCTTTGTGGGATCAACCACCTGGGCCACGAGACCGATGCGGCGAACCATGCCGAACTTGCGGCCATCCTTGTCGACATAGGCCGGCAGCGGCGCTGCCTGCCCGTCCACCACCACGGTTTCCTGCGTGTAAGGCAGAAGGCGCGGCGGAAAGCGCTGGAGATCGGCCTCCGTCTTGAACGAGGAAAGCACGAGCCAGACGACGGGACCAAACATCATCAGCACGGCCACGCCGAGATAGGCGTAGGATAGCCAGTCGGTCCAGTGCAGTTTGCCGTTTCGGCCGCGCGTACGGGTCAGAAATGCGCCAATCCTAGCCATCGACCTTGCTCCTGTTTGCCCGGAATTGTAGGGCGGTCAGCACCACGAGCACCACGGCGAGCAGCAGCGAAGCGGCAGCCGCCAGCCCGAAATTGCGGGGCGTCCCGGCAAAGCCGGTCTGATAGATGAACTGAATGATGAAGGTGGTCGCCGAACCCGGGCCACCGCCCGTGAAGGCGAAGACTTCATCGAAGGTCTGCACGCCCTTGATGAGCGACAGGACGAGAACGACGAGCATGGTGGGAGCAAGCAGCGGCAACGTAATGCGCCGGAAGATGCGCCACGGACTTGCCTTGTCGAGTTGCGCCGCCTCATAGACATCACGCGGGATCGCCTGCAGGCCGGCGAGAAGAATGAGCGTGTAGAAACCCATATGCGCCCAGACTGAGAGGAAGACCGACCAGCCGAAGGCAAGATTGGCTTCGAGCAACCAGTCGACCGAGCCAAGGCCGAGCCCCTCCATCGCCGCATTGAGAACGCCGAAACGCTGGAGAATCCACTTCCAGATCAAAGCCACAACGACGGGCGACAGCAGCACGGGGAAGAAGAAGACGGCGCGGAAGAACCCGCGCGCCCGGATATCGCGGTTAAGCACGATGGCCGTGATCAGCGAGAAGCCGACCATGAAACCGACCTGCAGCACCACGAAGAAAACCGTGTTCCAGACCGAGCGCCAGAACAGGTCGCGCTGACAGGAATTGGGGTCGAGGTAATTCTGACAGGAAAGAAGGACCGAAAAGTTTTCGCCGCCCACGGCAGGGCGTTCGGAAAGCAATATGTGTTCGCTGCCGGTCACGGAATAGGCCATGTTCAGCACAATCGGCAGAAAGGCGAAGACCGCGAACAGGATCAGATTGGGTGTAAGAAACACCCAGGCGATCCGCCGATGGCCAAGAACCTTCTGCAGGAAGGCAAAGGGCAGTTCGACGATGCCCATGACGGGCGCAAGAAATTTATACATGAGGGTCCTCCTTCGATCCGGCGCGGCGCGGCATGCGCCGCGCCGGAAGGCGATGGATCACTTCGCCTGTTTCAACGCTTCCTCGAGGTCCGTCTTCGCACGGGCCATGGCTTCATCAACGGTGCTTTCACCGACGATGGCCTGCGTGATGCGCTGTACGGAGATGTTGAACATGGCGCGATTGTTCTTGTAACCCTGATAGGTATAGGCAATCGGGCTGAGGCCGGGGATCTGGTCCAGCCAGGCGTTCATGGCCTTCTGCGTCGCAGGCGTCGCACCCGTATAGGTCACGCCCTTGTCAGCCACGGCCTTATGAGCGGGAACGTTGCGGGTGCGAACCGTGAAGTCGAGATAATTCTCGTCCTGAGCGAGGAAGTTCAGGATGTCGGCAACGATCTTCGGGTTCTTGGTCTGCTTGAAGCCGACAACGCCGGTACCGCCCGGCATGCCGGTGCAGGCAGCGCCGCCGCAGGGCTGCGGCACGACTTCCCAGTCGAACGCATCGCCGACCTGGCTGTCGAAGCGCGCGGTCTGCCAGCTGCCCGAATAATAATAGACGAGCTGGCCGTTGATGAATTCCTGCGCGGCGTCACGATAGGTATTGCCGCCCTGCCCGGCCCAGACGTCACGCGCCATGGTGCCGTCCTTGTTCCATTCCACGAATTTCTTCACGAAGGTCGTGAAACCTTCATCGACGAGAATGGGCTTACCATCAGCATCGAAAATCTTCGCGCCATAGGAAATGGCCGGACCGGCAATGCGGTGGCCGGAACGGTCAATGGCCATCGGGTAAGGCGTGCCGGTCGCCTTGGCGACGGCATTTGCGGCCTTCGCCCAGTCGTCCAGCGTTGCATCCTTGCCGGGTACGGCGACATTGGCCTGATCGAACAAAGTGCGGTTGATGAAGGCGCCGGTGATGGTGAGCTGGGTATGCATGCCGTAGATGCCCTTGTCGTCAGGGCCGCTGCGGTACCATTTCAGCACGTTGGAGAAATTGTCTTCCCAATATTTCGCGTCCACATAGGGCGTGAGATCGAGATAATAGCGGTTGAGACCGCCAAGGTCGGTCACGGTTGCGAAATCCGGGCCGCTGCCGCCGGCAAGCTGCACGGGCAAGCCTTCCAGCAGCGCCTTGTAGGGCACGACGTCAGTGACGATCTTTACGTCCGGATGCTGCTTTTCGTAACGCGCGAGAATGTCTTTCAGAATTTCGCAGCCGTTGCCGTCATAAGCGCAGGTGAAGCGTACTTCCTGGGCCGCCTGGGCGGCGCCTGCAAAGGACGCCGCGCCAATGGCGAGCGCCAATGCCATGCTGTATTTACCGATCATCTCTTTTCCTCCCTTAGATGATTATGCGTTGGCGGATGTGCGCGGAGCCCAGCCCTTGATCCACTCGCCTTCAGCGGCATCGGACAGGCGGACCGGCTTTCCTTCCCTGACCGAGCGATAGATGGCGGTAACGAGTTCGATGGACTGCAAGCCGTCATTGACGGTCACTTCCTTGCCGCCGCGCCCTTCCATCGCGTCAGCGATCGCTTCGACAAAACCGGCAAAGCCGTTTTCGCCATCGGCCACCGTTGCCAGAACGGCGTCGATCTGGTCCTGCGTGGTGGGTGCACGGGCGATGAAACGCCATGTGTCTTCGGCCGGGCGATAGGGCAGCGTGCCGCTCTCGGCGGTGAAGCCTTCGAAGCAGAAACGCAGGCGGGACGTATCTTCGGCGGCACCGAGCGTCACCGAACTCGTCGCCAGCGCGCCGCTTTTCATGCGGAAGCTGAGTGCGGCGCAATCTTCGGTTTCGATCTTGTTGACGCGCGTATCGGCCATGGCGAAAACTTCTTCGACCGGGCCGAGAACGTGGCAGAGAAGATCATGCGCATGGATGGCGTGACCGAGGATCGCGCCGCCGCATTCACCCTTCCAGGTGCCGCGCCACGGAATGTCGTAATAGCTGGCGCCACGGTTCCAGTGAACTTCCGAACTCGCGACGAAGGCCTTGCCCGCAAGGCCTGCATCGATGAGCGCACGAAGCTGCCGCATCGCATGTCCGAAACGGTACTGGAAGACCGGAAACACGCCACGGCCGGTCTTTTTAACGGAGTCGATGAGCGCATTTGCCTCTTCAAGCGAGCGGACGAGCGGCTTTTCGCAGACCACATCCTTGCCCGCCGCATGCGCCTTCAGCGTAACGGGGAAATGCAGGTGCGGCGGCAGGCAGACGTCGATCAGCTGGATGCTCTCATCCGCCAGAACCTCATCGAGATCGGTCGTCAGGCGGATGGACGTATCCTCACCCGCCACGGAACGGGCGCGCTCCAGATCGAGATCGCAGATCGCCTTGACGACGAAGCGCTTCGGCAGGGCCCGATAGCCGCTCAGATGCTGGGCGCCGATGCCGGCGCCAATGATGGCAACACCGATCATTTCGAAGCTCCCTCGGCCTTGGCCTGCGCCTGCAGCGACAGGTCGCATACCTTGAACACATGCTCCTGCGTCATCGCCGTTTCCGTGCGGTTGCGGATGTCGTCGCACAGGCGGCCGAAATAGGGCAGGCCAGCACCGGAAGCATCGATATATTCGCAGCGGTCGCCATTCACGAGAACGAGGCGGTCGGTGCCTTCCTTGTTGCCGACATCGACATATTTTCGCAGCTCAATGTAGCCCTCGGTGCCGAGGATCGTCAGGCGGCCGTCACCCCAGGTCGGCAGCGCATCGGGCGTGTACCAGTCGACACGGATATAGCCGTGGCCCTTGTCGCCGCGCAGCACGACTTCGCCGAAATCCTGCAGGCCCGGATCGCGCGGGTTGGCATAGTTGGCAACGGTGGCGGCCACGATCTCCACTTCGGTCGAACCGGTGAAGAACATGAACTGGTCGATCTGGTGGCTGGCGATATCGGTGATGATACCACCGTATGCTTCACGCTCGAAGAACCACTTCGGGCGGATCTGCCGGTTCAGGCGATGCGGCCCGAGGCCGACGGTCTGGATCACGCGGCCGATGGCGCCCTGCGCGACCAGTTCAGCGGCCTTGGTCACGCTCGGAACTTCAAAACGCTCGGAGAAGTCGACGGTCCAGATGCGCTTGGTCTTTGCCACGGTCTGTCGAAGGCGATCGAGCTGTTCGAAGGTAGTGCAGCCAGGCTTGTCGGACATCACGTCCTTGCCGGCCTCCATGGCGGCGATGGCAAGATCGGCGCGCTTGGACGGAATATCGGCGATGACGACGAGATCAATGGTGCCGTCCGCAAGCAGGGCTTCCTTCGAAGCGGCGCGCGGCACATTCGGGAAGCGCTTCACGAAGCCTTCCACGACGTCGGGTTCGCCCTCTGTCCACCAGCCGGCAAATTCGGCGCCGGCATCCAGCAGGTTCTGGGCCATGCCGAAAATATGCCGGTGCTCAATACCAAGAGCGACGAACTTGATTGCTTTACTCATCCTGCAGTTCCACTTCCTTGCCAGTATCGGCTGAGTTGATGATCGCGTCGATCAATCTGTGAGACAAAAGAGCCGCTTCACCGGTGACGACCGGCGCGCGCCCTGAGGAGATGGCATCTGCGAAATCTTCGAAGACGCCCTGATGCCATTCATGCGTGAAAGCCATGGGGTCGGCGCCGCCACCCGTGCCGGAGGCCGTGCCGCCGAAGGTCTCCTGCCGGCCATCACGCCAGTCGACATGCAGGAGGCCCGAGGCGAGCCGCAGGCTGGCATTGTCGAAATGCAGGACAATCGATTCAGGAGTGCCGGGAAAACTTGCAGTGCTTGCCACGAGCGAGCCGACGGCGCCGTTCGTGAACCGCAGACCGGCCGCGACATAATCTTCCGTTTCCATGCGATGAAACCGTGTCGTCGCCGCCATGGCCTGAACACGCGAAACCGGCCCGGCAAGGCTGAGCGCCAGATCGATGGTGTGGATTGCCTGGGAGATCAGAACACCGCCGCCGTCGCGCGCCAGGGTGCCGCGGCCGGGCTCATCATAATAGGATTGCGCGCGCCACCACGGCACGGAAATTTCGCAGAGACCCAGCGCTCCGAGCGTCCCGTCGTCCACAAGCTCACGGGCTTTTTGCGATGCCGCCCGCATGCGATGCTGGAAGATGATGCCGAGCGTGACGCCGGCGTCACGACAGAGGGCGACAAGGCCTTCGGCTTCCTGCGTGTTGCGGGCGATGGGTTTTTCCATAAGGATGTGTTTGCCCGCTTTCGCGAGCTGTCCGACGATATCAATGCGGGCATTCGGCGGTGTCGCGATGATGGCGAAATCGACATCCGCATCGCGCGCTGCCTCCTCGACCGAGGAATAAACGGCAACCTCATATCCAGCGTGTTTCGACGCTTCGGCCGCCAGCGCCCTGGCGCGGCCCGAACCGCCATCAACTAAACCCTTCAGGTGAATTTTTTCCGGACTTGCCGCACAGGCGAGCACATGCGTCTTCGCCACCATTCCGGCGCCAACGATGACGCAGGTCTTGATATTTTGCATTTCGGGAGCCTCCTTCCCATGCACAATAATTTGCATACCGGTATGCCGGTTGTCAACAGGCTTGTGTTCCGGTATACCGGTTATGAAAACACTGGAGGGTATATGCCGAAAATTCCCGTAACAGGTGGCACCGTGCCGACGATGGAGCGACTGGACCTTAACCGTCCGGTTGTGGACCAGATCTATTCCGCGCTGAAATCGGCCATCCTTTCCCGGGAGCTTTTTCCCGGCCAGGCGGTTTCGGAAAACGAAATCGGGCAGTCCTTCAATTCCAGCCGCACGCCGGTGCGCGAAGCGCTGAGCCGCCTGCGGGATGACGGCCTGATCGTCACCCTGCCAAGCCGTGGCACCTATGTCTCCAGATTGTCGGAAAAACACATTCGCAGCGCGCAATTCATCCGCGAGGCACTGGAAGTCGCTGCCGTTTGCAGGCTGTGCCAGATCGGCCTAACAGCGGAAGCCGAGCTGGAGATCGAACACGCCCTTACCGGCCAGCGCGCAGCCATGCACCGCGGGGACAGAAAGGCTTTCCGTGTGCATGACGACCAGTTCCACAGTGCGCTTGCCGCCGCAACGGGTCTGGAGAGGCTGGAAACGCTGTTGATCCGCGAAAAGGCGGGGCTGGACCGCCTGCGCGCGCTCGCCATCACCGACGAGGCGCATATGGCGCGGCTGCTCTCCGAACATGAGGCGGTGTACGATGCGATCAAGGTCGGGGACGAAGCCCGCGCGACCGATGGTTTGCGCAAGCACCTGCGACGCGTCCTCGGCATTCTTTCGCAGGTTTTCGAGAACCACCAGGACTATTTCGAATAATTCCGCGCCATCATTTTCAACGGTTCGAGCATCATGAACACGGCAAATCCCGAAAAAGCGCTTGCCATGTCGCAGGCGAGACTTCTGTGCGACACGATGAGCACACTTGCGGAATCCCCTGTCTGGGACGAGCGGCGACAGGTGCTTTTCTGGTGCGATATACTCGGCAGAACGGTGCGATCCGCAGCGCTTGAGCCGGGCCTTTATCGCGAATGGGCGTTTCCCAACACGGTATCGAGTCTCGGGCTGTGTCAGAACGGCGACCTCATTGTCGCCTGTGGCATGGATATTGTCATCCTCGATCCGGACAGCGGCAAAACGCGTCTCCTCCACTCCATTCCGGCGCTGGGCGGCATTCCTTGCCGGCTGAATGACGGACGGGTTGGCCCCGACGGCGCTTTCTGGGTGGGAACCATGCACAATGTGCCACTCGCGGACATGGAGCCCCATGGTGAACTTTGGCGGATCACCGAAAAGAGCGCCGAGCGCATGCAGACCGGCCTGACATGCCCGAACGGCCTCGCCTTTTCCCAGGACGGTTCCATCATGTGGCAGAGCGATTCCGTCCAGAAGTGGATACGCCGGCGAAAATTCGACAGCAGGAACGGCATGTTCGGTGAGGGCGTGCCGGTGGCCCATATGACGGAAGAGACAGGAAGACCCGATGGCGGCTGCCTCGACAGCAGCGGCACCTATTACAGCGCGGGCGTTTCCGCGGGCCTGTTGAACGTTTTCACACCCGACGGCGGGCATGCGGAGGTGCTCGCAGCGCCCGTCCCGCACCCCACCATGCCGTGCTTCGGAGGACCTGATTTCAGCATCCTTTTCCTGACATCACACCGCCACAACATGTCCGAAGACCGGCTCGCGAAAGCACCGTTTTCGGGCGGCGTCTGGGCGATCCCGACAACGACGAAGGGATTTGCAGCCTTCCGTTTTGGCGAAGGTGGATAGAGCCCGGAAACCGAGCGCAGATTCCTACTCCTCCCGGAAGGCGCGGCTGATCTGGTCCGTCAACGGCTTAGCGATATAGGACAGCGCCGTCCTTTCACTGGTCTGGATGAAAGCCTCTGCCGGCATGCCCGGCACCAGCGGCGCATTGTTGAGCTTTTCCCGCTCTGTGACCGGCACGGAAATCCGCGCCAGATAATAAGAGAGACCGGTGCGCTGATCGGTGGTGATATCCGCCGCGATGCGACTGATATGGCCCTCCAGTTCCGGCGTGACGCGCTGGTTGAAGGCGGTCATGC
Encoded proteins:
- a CDS encoding GntR family transcriptional regulator, translated to MPKIPVTGGTVPTMERLDLNRPVVDQIYSALKSAILSRELFPGQAVSENEIGQSFNSSRTPVREALSRLRDDGLIVTLPSRGTYVSRLSEKHIRSAQFIREALEVAAVCRLCQIGLTAEAELEIEHALTGQRAAMHRGDRKAFRVHDDQFHSALAAATGLERLETLLIREKAGLDRLRALAITDEAHMARLLSEHEAVYDAIKVGDEARATDGLRKHLRRVLGILSQVFENHQDYFE
- a CDS encoding carbohydrate ABC transporter permease codes for the protein MYKFLAPVMGIVELPFAFLQKVLGHRRIAWVFLTPNLILFAVFAFLPIVLNMAYSVTGSEHILLSERPAVGGENFSVLLSCQNYLDPNSCQRDLFWRSVWNTVFFVVLQVGFMVGFSLITAIVLNRDIRARGFFRAVFFFPVLLSPVVVALIWKWILQRFGVLNAAMEGLGLGSVDWLLEANLAFGWSVFLSVWAHMGFYTLILLAGLQAIPRDVYEAAQLDKASPWRIFRRITLPLLAPTMLVVLVLSLIKGVQTFDEVFAFTGGGPGSATTFIIQFIYQTGFAGTPRNFGLAAAASLLLAVVLVVLTALQFRANRSKVDG
- a CDS encoding SMP-30/gluconolactonase/LRE family protein, coding for MNTANPEKALAMSQARLLCDTMSTLAESPVWDERRQVLFWCDILGRTVRSAALEPGLYREWAFPNTVSSLGLCQNGDLIVACGMDIVILDPDSGKTRLLHSIPALGGIPCRLNDGRVGPDGAFWVGTMHNVPLADMEPHGELWRITEKSAERMQTGLTCPNGLAFSQDGSIMWQSDSVQKWIRRRKFDSRNGMFGEGVPVAHMTEETGRPDGGCLDSSGTYYSAGVSAGLLNVFTPDGGHAEVLAAPVPHPTMPCFGGPDFSILFLTSHRHNMSEDRLAKAPFSGGVWAIPTTTKGFAAFRFGEGG
- a CDS encoding Gfo/Idh/MocA family protein; translation: MSKAIKFVALGIEHRHIFGMAQNLLDAGAEFAGWWTEGEPDVVEGFVKRFPNVPRAASKEALLADGTIDLVVIADIPSKRADLAIAAMEAGKDVMSDKPGCTTFEQLDRLRQTVAKTKRIWTVDFSERFEVPSVTKAAELVAQGAIGRVIQTVGLGPHRLNRQIRPKWFFEREAYGGIITDIASHQIDQFMFFTGSTEVEIVAATVANYANPRDPGLQDFGEVVLRGDKGHGYIRVDWYTPDALPTWGDGRLTILGTEGYIELRKYVDVGNKEGTDRLVLVNGDRCEYIDASGAGLPYFGRLCDDIRNRTETAMTQEHVFKVCDLSLQAQAKAEGASK
- a CDS encoding Gfo/Idh/MocA family protein gives rise to the protein MQNIKTCVIVGAGMVAKTHVLACAASPEKIHLKGLVDGGSGRARALAAEASKHAGYEVAVYSSVEEAARDADVDFAIIATPPNARIDIVGQLAKAGKHILMEKPIARNTQEAEGLVALCRDAGVTLGIIFQHRMRAASQKARELVDDGTLGALGLCEISVPWWRAQSYYDEPGRGTLARDGGGVLISQAIHTIDLALSLAGPVSRVQAMAATTRFHRMETEDYVAAGLRFTNGAVGSLVASTASFPGTPESIVLHFDNASLRLASGLLHVDWRDGRQETFGGTASGTGGGADPMAFTHEWHQGVFEDFADAISSGRAPVVTGEAALLSHRLIDAIINSADTGKEVELQDE
- a CDS encoding Gfo/Idh/MocA family protein; translated protein: MIGVAIIGAGIGAQHLSGYRALPKRFVVKAICDLDLERARSVAGEDTSIRLTTDLDEVLADESIQLIDVCLPPHLHFPVTLKAHAAGKDVVCEKPLVRSLEEANALIDSVKKTGRGVFPVFQYRFGHAMRQLRALIDAGLAGKAFVASSEVHWNRGASYYDIPWRGTWKGECGGAILGHAIHAHDLLCHVLGPVEEVFAMADTRVNKIETEDCAALSFRMKSGALATSSVTLGAAEDTSRLRFCFEGFTAESGTLPYRPAEDTWRFIARAPTTQDQIDAVLATVADGENGFAGFVEAIADAMEGRGGKEVTVNDGLQSIELVTAIYRSVREGKPVRLSDAAEGEWIKGWAPRTSANA
- a CDS encoding ABC transporter substrate-binding protein, with the protein product MIGKYSMALALAIGAASFAGAAQAAQEVRFTCAYDGNGCEILKDILARYEKQHPDVKIVTDVVPYKALLEGLPVQLAGGSGPDFATVTDLGGLNRYYLDLTPYVDAKYWEDNFSNVLKWYRSGPDDKGIYGMHTQLTITGAFINRTLFDQANVAVPGKDATLDDWAKAANAVAKATGTPYPMAIDRSGHRIAGPAISYGAKIFDADGKPILVDEGFTTFVKKFVEWNKDGTMARDVWAGQGGNTYRDAAQEFINGQLVYYYSGSWQTARFDSQVGDAFDWEVVPQPCGGAACTGMPGGTGVVGFKQTKNPKIVADILNFLAQDENYLDFTVRTRNVPAHKAVADKGVTYTGATPATQKAMNAWLDQIPGLSPIAYTYQGYKNNRAMFNISVQRITQAIVGESTVDEAMARAKTDLEEALKQAK